From a region of the Deltaproteobacteria bacterium HGW-Deltaproteobacteria-18 genome:
- a CDS encoding thiamine biosynthesis protein ThiF, with protein sequence MSDSFARGLERVSAHDAQRKVRTVSLAELGALCDREGLSLNQGGRAALAHDVTPLPLLKSRHGISRGEQAALLDSTVLLVGAGGLGGYVLELLARFGVGRILVADGDVFEESNLNRQLLSSVADLGRNKARVAAERVARIAPLVDVQALEIFLDRDNLPRALQGVGVVVDALGGIAPRMALHDVALGLKIPVVAAAVAGWTVVVGSETFARRGISRMWSNPDASDAEHALGSLSPAVSLAAALMAAEASRYLLKGELQLAGRMLHADLASFSFEIYDLE encoded by the coding sequence ATGAGCGACTCGTTTGCGCGCGGCCTTGAACGGGTGAGCGCTCATGACGCCCAGCGCAAGGTACGCACCGTGTCCCTGGCAGAGCTTGGCGCGTTGTGCGACCGGGAGGGACTCTCCCTGAACCAGGGCGGGCGGGCGGCTCTCGCGCATGACGTGACGCCCCTGCCCCTGCTCAAGAGCAGGCACGGCATAAGCCGGGGCGAGCAGGCCGCGCTTCTGGACTCCACGGTGCTGCTGGTCGGGGCCGGAGGACTGGGCGGTTATGTGCTGGAACTGCTGGCCCGGTTTGGCGTGGGGCGAATACTCGTTGCCGACGGCGATGTTTTCGAGGAGAGCAACCTCAACAGGCAATTGCTTTCCAGCGTGGCGGATCTGGGGCGCAACAAGGCCAGGGTCGCGGCGGAGCGGGTGGCGCGCATTGCCCCGTTGGTGGATGTGCAGGCTCTGGAGATATTTCTGGATCGGGACAATCTGCCCCGGGCCCTGCAAGGAGTGGGCGTGGTTGTCGATGCGCTGGGCGGGATAGCGCCGCGCATGGCCCTGCATGATGTGGCGCTGGGATTGAAGATTCCGGTCGTGGCCGCAGCCGTGGCCGGCTGGACCGTGGTGGTGGGCAGCGAGACTTTCGCACGCAGGGGTATCTCGCGCATGTGGTCAAACCCCGATGCTTCGGACGCGGAACACGCTCTGGGCAGCCTGTCCCCGGCGGTCTCGCTGGCAGCGGCGCTCATGGCGGCCGAAGCCTCCCGTTATCTGCTCAAGGGCGAACTCCAGTTGGCCGGGCGCATGCTGCACGCCGATCTGGCCTCCTTTTCTTTTGAAATTTATGATCTTGAATAA
- a CDS encoding hemolysin, with the protein MSADFLLLVLVVFLALGFSFLCSVAEAVLLSITPSYIASLREKNPGRAHVLTKLRLDEVDQSLSAILTLNTIAHTVGAIVAGAQALVVFGNAWIGLFSAVMTLLILFLSEIVPKTIGAIYWQSLTGMTAFFVSALIRILFPLVWLSNGLTRLISRGKREHVFSRDEFIAMAGIGEQSGHLEEHESRIIRNIFRFGSVTITAVMTPRTVMTALQQDMTIAASLPFVTRTPFSRLPLYGADLDDITGLVLKDEVLICMSKGRCDGDLESLKRPILSVPDSLSLSDLLEFFLDKRHHLAIVLDEYGGTRGLVTLEDVVETLFGMEIVDEMDSVTDMQALARQQWEKRARSLGIFEQDQEIDSEKKYPSVTLS; encoded by the coding sequence ATGAGCGCAGATTTTCTTCTGCTTGTACTCGTAGTCTTTCTGGCGCTTGGGTTCTCATTTCTCTGTTCCGTGGCCGAGGCCGTGCTTTTGAGCATCACGCCGTCCTACATTGCGAGTCTGCGGGAAAAGAATCCGGGTCGTGCGCATGTTCTGACGAAGTTGCGTCTTGATGAGGTGGACCAGTCCCTGTCCGCGATTTTGACCCTGAACACCATCGCGCACACCGTGGGCGCCATCGTGGCCGGCGCGCAGGCCCTCGTGGTCTTCGGCAATGCGTGGATCGGCCTTTTTTCGGCGGTGATGACGCTGCTCATTCTGTTTTTGTCCGAGATTGTGCCTAAAACCATCGGCGCGATTTACTGGCAGTCGTTGACCGGAATGACGGCATTTTTCGTCAGCGCGCTGATCAGGATTCTCTTTCCCCTGGTATGGCTCTCCAACGGACTGACCAGACTGATCTCCCGGGGAAAAAGGGAGCATGTCTTCAGCCGCGACGAGTTTATCGCCATGGCCGGCATCGGAGAGCAGTCGGGTCATCTGGAGGAGCACGAGTCACGGATCATCCGTAACATTTTCCGTTTCGGATCCGTGACGATCACGGCCGTGATGACTCCCCGCACGGTAATGACGGCGCTTCAGCAGGACATGACCATTGCCGCTTCCCTGCCCTTTGTCACCCGGACACCGTTTTCCAGGCTGCCTCTTTACGGTGCGGATCTGGATGACATAACAGGCCTTGTGCTCAAGGACGAGGTGCTGATCTGCATGTCCAAGGGACGCTGCGACGGAGATCTGGAATCATTGAAGCGCCCGATACTGTCGGTGCCGGACAGTCTGTCCCTCTCCGATCTGCTGGAATTTTTTCTCGACAAGCGCCACCATTTGGCCATCGTGTTGGACGAATATGGCGGGACCCGGGGATTGGTGACGCTGGAAGATGTGGTTGAGACTCTTTTCGGGATGGAGATCGTGGATGAGATGGACAGTGTGACCGACATGCAGGCTCTGGCCCGGCAGCAGTGGGAAAAAAGAGCCCGCTCGCTGGGGATTTTCGAGCAGGACCAGGAAATTGACTCCGAAAAAAAATATCCGTCCGTGACCCTTTCGTGA
- the rdgB gene encoding non-canonical purine NTP pyrophosphatase, RdgB/HAM1 family, with the protein MNTIVLATGNAGKIRELAAMLAEQVPDIRVLGLSDFPMIKDIPETGVTFEENARIKAVAVARATGLVAVADDSGLAVDALGGAPGVYSARYSGEGATDQKNVDKLLDALTDVPDAGRGCHFACVMLAATPGGTELIGRGAWHGRVAWTPAGSGGFGYDPVFFDENLGVTAAQMEAQVKNARSHRGLALRDLLRGWPEFWKKAQLELEK; encoded by the coding sequence ATGAACACAATCGTTTTGGCAACGGGCAATGCGGGCAAGATTCGTGAACTGGCGGCCATGCTGGCCGAGCAGGTGCCCGATATCCGGGTTCTCGGGCTGTCCGATTTCCCCATGATCAAGGACATCCCCGAGACGGGAGTGACTTTCGAGGAGAACGCGCGCATCAAGGCCGTGGCCGTAGCCCGGGCCACCGGGCTGGTGGCCGTGGCCGACGACTCGGGTCTGGCCGTGGACGCTCTGGGCGGTGCCCCGGGAGTCTATTCCGCCCGTTACAGCGGCGAGGGAGCAACGGACCAAAAGAACGTGGACAAACTGCTTGATGCCCTGACCGACGTGCCGGATGCCGGGCGGGGCTGTCATTTTGCCTGCGTCATGCTGGCAGCGACCCCTGGCGGCACGGAATTGATCGGACGGGGAGCCTGGCACGGCCGGGTCGCCTGGACGCCCGCGGGCAGCGGCGGGTTCGGGTATGATCCCGTATTTTTTGACGAGAATTTGGGTGTGACGGCGGCGCAAATGGAAGCGCAGGTCAAGAACGCTCGCAGTCATCGGGGGCTCGCCCTGCGGGATCTGCTTCGCGGCTGGCCTGAATTCTGGAAAAAAGCTCAGCTGGAATTGGAGAAATAA
- a CDS encoding transcriptional regulator, translating into MEKIAETLKALSDPTRLRIVSLLRHGELCVCDLTEALQNPQSKVSRHLAFLKNAGWVKARRSGKWVYYQLLDSGPSLQSSVAEDLTRHIAKHPVCLEDDRRYFDFLATKSSRPVTETS; encoded by the coding sequence ATGGAGAAAATCGCCGAAACACTCAAGGCCCTGTCCGACCCCACCCGCCTGCGTATCGTCAGCCTGCTCCGTCACGGGGAACTCTGCGTATGTGACCTGACGGAAGCCCTGCAAAACCCGCAGTCCAAAGTCTCAAGGCATCTGGCATTTCTGAAGAACGCAGGATGGGTCAAGGCCCGCCGCAGCGGAAAATGGGTCTACTACCAGCTCCTTGACTCAGGCCCGTCCCTGCAATCCTCGGTTGCCGAGGATCTCACACGGCATATCGCAAAGCACCCCGTCTGCCTTGAAGATGACCGGCGCTATTTCGACTTTCTTGCAACCAAATCGTCACGCCCTGTGACTGAAACATCATAA
- a CDS encoding N-acetylmuramoyl-L-alanine amidase: MSLRKSLEIVIALAMVLGFACTALASAKSEYTRGVSAFNSLLANEKRAGLKAEWEAVMKPFLRSLGADPKSEYAPRSMFFLGRCYEELARRSFSRTDRLKALEAYDRMLAVYPRHGWADDALYRMGLVWQEQFNDPVRAAKVFTAVLNDYPNGDKVPEARERLARIPGGDPVKTASPAREKPEETKSAAAPKQAAVPAAKLKDGLTLLGIRHWSSPDYTRVVMDITQDAHYERALVEKAKNGNKQLQIMLQQAGIAADVMPVRSIDDGILSMIQVAPDPAGGALVTLDLMAMDHYRVFTLPEPYRVVIDIYGKAGEATQKSQAVAAAPQTDHVQAALAELQAKQEQPSPPKKDTTAKQSGKIPATKSTAAKTKTPAQEAKTPEIKVSSTQKKYTGSLVEQLGLKVRTIMIDAGHGGKDPGAVANGLQEKKLNLRMAKILGGMLKEQGFEVHYTRTGDSFIPLEERTAMANAKNADLFISIHCNAHKDKTVKGLEVYYLNLATDAQAVRVAARENGVSAKKISDMQFILSDLMLNSKINESRQMAALVEEETLRIMRPKYSLSSHGSKGAFFYVLTGARMPSVLVELGYLTNPTEAARLNTDAYLGTMAQGLTRGVLAYKKKLERFALNPSGKS, from the coding sequence ATGTCTCTACGAAAATCGCTTGAAATTGTTATTGCCCTGGCGATGGTGCTGGGGTTTGCATGCACTGCTCTGGCTTCGGCCAAGAGCGAGTATACGCGTGGGGTCAGCGCTTTCAATTCGTTGCTTGCCAACGAAAAGAGGGCCGGGCTGAAGGCGGAATGGGAAGCGGTCATGAAGCCGTTTTTACGTTCTCTTGGGGCCGATCCCAAAAGCGAGTATGCGCCCCGGTCCATGTTTTTTCTCGGCAGATGCTATGAAGAGCTGGCCCGCCGCTCTTTTTCCCGGACCGACCGGCTCAAGGCCCTCGAAGCCTACGATCGCATGCTGGCCGTGTATCCCAGGCATGGATGGGCCGATGACGCCCTGTACCGCATGGGCCTGGTCTGGCAGGAGCAGTTCAACGATCCTGTAAGGGCAGCCAAGGTTTTCACGGCTGTCCTCAACGATTATCCCAACGGCGACAAGGTTCCCGAGGCGCGTGAACGCCTGGCGCGAATTCCTGGCGGCGATCCGGTCAAGACTGCCTCGCCCGCGCGGGAAAAGCCGGAGGAGACAAAATCTGCGGCGGCCCCGAAGCAGGCAGCGGTCCCGGCGGCAAAGCTCAAGGACGGGCTGACCCTGCTGGGCATCCGTCACTGGTCCAGCCCGGATTATACACGGGTGGTCATGGATATCACCCAGGATGCGCACTATGAACGCGCGCTCGTGGAGAAGGCCAAGAACGGCAACAAGCAGCTGCAGATCATGCTGCAGCAGGCTGGCATTGCGGCCGATGTCATGCCAGTGCGCAGCATCGATGACGGGATTCTTTCCATGATTCAGGTAGCCCCTGATCCGGCTGGAGGAGCGCTGGTCACACTGGATCTGATGGCGATGGACCACTACAGGGTTTTTACCCTGCCCGAGCCTTACCGCGTGGTTATCGACATTTACGGCAAGGCCGGGGAAGCGACTCAAAAGTCCCAGGCCGTTGCCGCCGCTCCGCAGACGGATCATGTGCAGGCGGCCTTGGCCGAACTGCAGGCAAAGCAGGAACAGCCCTCTCCCCCGAAAAAGGACACAACGGCAAAACAGTCCGGCAAGATCCCCGCGACCAAGAGCACTGCTGCGAAAACCAAGACCCCCGCTCAGGAGGCCAAGACGCCGGAGATCAAGGTCAGTTCGACGCAGAAAAAGTATACAGGCTCCCTCGTTGAACAGCTTGGTCTCAAGGTGCGCACCATCATGATCGACGCCGGACATGGCGGCAAGGATCCCGGCGCGGTGGCCAACGGCCTTCAGGAAAAGAAGCTCAATTTGCGTATGGCCAAGATTCTGGGAGGGATGCTCAAGGAACAGGGTTTCGAGGTGCATTACACCCGTACCGGCGACTCGTTCATCCCGCTGGAGGAGCGCACGGCCATGGCCAACGCCAAGAACGCGGATCTGTTCATTTCCATCCATTGCAATGCACACAAGGATAAAACCGTCAAAGGGCTTGAGGTCTATTACCTGAACCTGGCCACCGACGCGCAGGCCGTGCGCGTCGCGGCGCGTGAAAACGGCGTGTCCGCGAAGAAGATCAGCGACATGCAGTTCATCCTTTCGGACCTCATGCTCAACTCCAAGATCAATGAATCACGGCAGATGGCGGCCCTGGTCGAAGAGGAGACCTTGCGGATCATGCGTCCCAAGTATTCGCTCTCCAGTCATGGCTCCAAGGGCGCGTTTTTCTACGTCCTGACCGGGGCACGCATGCCGTCCGTTCTGGTGGAGCTCGGCTATCTGACCAACCCCACCGAAGCGGCCAGACTCAACACGGACGCCTATCTGGGGACCATGGCTCAAGGACTGACCCGTGGCGTGCTGGCCTACAAAAAGAAACTGGAACGATTTGCCCTCAACCCATCGGGCAAATCCTGA
- a CDS encoding DUF554 domain-containing protein: protein MVFPLGSVINALAILAGGALGMLLHGRLPEKMRQVVFQGLGLCVLVIGMQMALQGKNGLLVVLSVLIGGVVGEALHLEDRFAGLAGKLKNLVRSSNTRFVDGMVNASLIYCIGAMAILGSFDEGIRGDHSILFTKALLDGFASIALASTYGAGVLFSALPVLLYQGLLTLFASSFQAYFSDYLIAQLTATGGTLILGIGINLLGLTVIRLSSLLPSLVVIVILSIVFP from the coding sequence ATGGTTTTTCCCCTCGGTTCGGTGATCAACGCATTGGCCATTCTCGCCGGAGGCGCTTTGGGGATGTTGCTGCATGGCCGGTTGCCGGAGAAAATGCGGCAGGTCGTTTTTCAGGGCCTCGGGCTTTGCGTTCTGGTCATCGGCATGCAGATGGCTTTGCAGGGGAAGAACGGGTTGCTTGTGGTCCTGAGCGTTCTCATTGGCGGAGTGGTGGGCGAGGCCTTGCATCTCGAGGACCGTTTCGCGGGACTGGCCGGGAAGCTGAAAAATCTGGTGCGTTCAAGCAATACCCGTTTCGTGGACGGCATGGTCAACGCCTCTCTGATTTACTGCATCGGCGCCATGGCCATTCTCGGTTCTTTTGACGAAGGCATCCGCGGAGACCACTCGATCCTCTTCACCAAGGCCCTGCTGGACGGATTCGCCTCCATCGCCCTGGCTTCGACCTACGGGGCCGGGGTGCTTTTTTCCGCCTTGCCGGTCTTGCTTTACCAGGGCCTTTTGACCCTTTTCGCCAGTTCCTTTCAGGCGTATTTCTCAGATTACCTCATCGCCCAGCTCACGGCCACCGGCGGGACCCTGATCCTTGGCATCGGCATCAACCTGCTCGGGCTCACGGTCATTCGCCTGTCCAGCCTTTTGCCGTCTCTGGTCGTGATCGTCATCCTTTCCATCGTCTTTCCGTAA
- the glmS gene encoding glutamine--fructose-6-phosphate transaminase (isomerizing), which translates to MCGIIGYTGHRPAIPAIVEGLRRLEYRGYDSAGVAYEEAQGLRVIRAEGKLGALDLKVAGLDTASSVCGIGHTRWATHGLPVERNAHPHMDGDNRFALVHNGIIENYVELKAELVAEGHVFQSETDTEVLVHVIAKGVDLTGDVRRGISWALSRIDGAYAFALLSREHPGKIWASRKASPLLMGIGTGENFLASDIPAFLPYTREVVFLDNGELVEIDAGSWQVFDSLTLEPKDKEVKHISWDVQAAQKDGFKHFMLKEIFEQPKVIRDCLTGRIQKGRVVLPELDALALPQRLTIVACGTSYHAGLWAKYLLESWARIPVQVEIASEFRYRDSVFLPGDLVLTISQSGETADTLAAIRIAREAGVPILGLCNVVGSSIARESDAVVYTQAGPEISVASTKAMCSQMVLLLLMTLSWGVRKGVLQDETLERCLHDLPLLPDQLEAELPTVREKAKALSQEYADARSFFFLGRGQNFPLALEGALKLKEISYIHAEGYAAGEMKHGPIALVDQHFPTFAMALGDELLQKVASNLQEVQARGGRIIALVNPGAAPAVEDPWVLPDAWGPLKSFLVLPAVQLFAYEMAVYLGKDVDQPRNLAKSVTVE; encoded by the coding sequence ATGTGCGGAATCATAGGATATACGGGGCATCGTCCGGCCATCCCGGCCATTGTCGAAGGACTGCGACGCCTGGAATACAGGGGCTATGATTCGGCCGGAGTGGCCTACGAAGAGGCGCAGGGGCTGCGTGTCATCCGTGCCGAAGGCAAGCTTGGCGCTCTGGACCTGAAGGTCGCGGGTCTGGACACGGCGTCCTCGGTCTGCGGCATCGGCCATACCCGTTGGGCCACACATGGCCTGCCCGTGGAGCGCAATGCCCATCCGCACATGGATGGGGACAATCGCTTTGCCCTTGTCCACAACGGGATCATCGAAAATTACGTTGAGCTCAAGGCCGAGCTTGTGGCCGAAGGGCATGTCTTCCAGTCCGAGACGGACACCGAGGTGCTGGTGCACGTCATCGCCAAGGGCGTGGACCTTACCGGCGACGTGCGTCGGGGCATCTCCTGGGCGCTCTCCCGGATTGACGGTGCCTACGCCTTCGCCCTGCTCTCCCGCGAACATCCCGGAAAGATCTGGGCCAGCCGCAAGGCCAGCCCGCTTCTGATGGGCATCGGGACGGGCGAGAATTTTCTGGCCTCCGATATCCCGGCTTTCCTGCCGTATACCCGGGAAGTGGTTTTCCTGGACAATGGCGAACTGGTCGAAATCGACGCGGGCTCGTGGCAGGTCTTCGACTCCCTGACCCTGGAGCCCAAGGACAAGGAAGTGAAGCACATCTCCTGGGATGTGCAGGCCGCCCAGAAGGACGGCTTCAAGCATTTCATGCTCAAAGAGATCTTCGAGCAGCCCAAGGTTATCCGCGACTGCCTGACCGGACGAATCCAGAAGGGTCGGGTCGTGCTGCCCGAACTCGACGCCCTGGCCCTTCCGCAGCGGCTGACCATTGTCGCCTGCGGAACATCCTACCATGCCGGACTTTGGGCCAAGTACCTGCTTGAGTCCTGGGCGCGCATCCCCGTGCAGGTCGAGATCGCCTCGGAGTTCCGCTACCGCGACAGCGTTTTTCTGCCCGGCGATCTGGTCCTGACCATCAGCCAGTCCGGCGAGACCGCCGACACCCTGGCCGCCATCCGCATCGCCCGCGAGGCCGGGGTGCCGATCCTCGGGCTGTGCAACGTGGTGGGGTCGTCCATTGCGAGGGAGTCCGACGCTGTCGTGTACACCCAGGCCGGGCCAGAGATCAGCGTGGCCTCGACCAAGGCCATGTGCAGCCAGATGGTCCTGCTGCTGCTCATGACCCTGTCCTGGGGCGTGCGAAAGGGCGTGCTGCAGGACGAAACCCTGGAGCGCTGCCTGCACGATCTGCCCCTGCTTCCCGATCAGCTGGAAGCGGAGCTGCCCACCGTCCGCGAAAAGGCCAAGGCTTTGAGTCAGGAGTACGCTGACGCCCGCAGCTTCTTTTTTCTGGGCCGCGGACAGAACTTTCCCCTGGCCCTTGAGGGTGCGCTGAAACTGAAAGAAATTTCCTACATCCATGCTGAAGGGTATGCCGCCGGCGAGATGAAGCACGGCCCCATCGCGCTCGTCGACCAGCATTTTCCGACCTTCGCCATGGCACTGGGCGATGAACTGCTGCAAAAGGTGGCCTCGAACCTGCAAGAAGTGCAGGCCAGGGGCGGCCGGATCATCGCCCTGGTCAATCCCGGCGCTGCGCCTGCGGTGGAGGATCCCTGGGTCCTGCCCGATGCATGGGGCCCGCTGAAGAGTTTTCTGGTGCTGCCGGCAGTGCAGCTTTTCGCCTATGAAATGGCCGTCTACCTGGGCAAGGATGTGGATCAGCCCCGGAATTTGGCCAAATCCGTGACCGTGGAATAA
- a CDS encoding zinc transporter ZupT, with amino-acid sequence MNEVWFALALTTFAGLATGIGSIIAFTAKLSSYRFLSVATGFSAGVMLYVSFVEIFFKGQESLVNHYGDPLGYWVNVGSFFGGMLLIGLIDNLIPEETNPHEIPSEAEADPLHGKVTTLLGMQENSCGPAKTPFKPQPGHEKKLMRMGLFTALAIGIHNFPEGLATFLAALEDPSLGVAIAVAIALHNIPEGVSVSVPIYYATGKRRTAFFYSFLSGLAEPIGAGIAYLGILYFAGGPDGVLPPQLMGILFGGVAGIMVYISLDELLPTSRAYGEGHDSLFGLVGGMAVMALSLLLMR; translated from the coding sequence ATGAATGAAGTCTGGTTTGCCCTGGCCCTGACCACGTTTGCAGGTCTGGCCACGGGAATAGGCAGCATTATAGCCTTTACGGCCAAGCTTTCCAGCTACCGTTTTTTGTCCGTGGCCACAGGTTTTTCGGCGGGAGTCATGCTCTATGTCTCCTTTGTGGAAATATTCTTCAAGGGACAGGAATCCTTGGTGAACCACTACGGAGACCCTCTTGGATACTGGGTCAACGTGGGGTCGTTTTTTGGCGGCATGCTGCTTATCGGGCTTATCGACAATCTGATTCCCGAAGAGACCAATCCGCATGAAATTCCTTCCGAAGCCGAGGCCGATCCGCTGCATGGCAAGGTCACAACCCTTTTGGGCATGCAGGAAAACAGCTGCGGCCCGGCCAAGACTCCGTTCAAGCCGCAGCCCGGTCATGAAAAAAAGCTGATGCGCATGGGCCTTTTCACGGCCCTTGCCATCGGAATCCACAATTTTCCCGAGGGGCTGGCCACGTTTCTGGCCGCCCTGGAGGACCCAAGCCTCGGTGTAGCTATCGCCGTCGCCATCGCCCTGCACAACATCCCCGAGGGAGTGAGCGTGTCCGTGCCCATCTACTACGCCACGGGAAAGCGCAGGACGGCATTCTTCTACTCTTTTCTGAGCGGCCTGGCCGAACCGATCGGAGCGGGTATCGCCTATCTTGGCATTCTCTATTTTGCCGGTGGGCCGGATGGAGTTCTGCCGCCCCAGCTCATGGGCATCCTTTTCGGCGGTGTGGCCGGGATCATGGTCTACATCAGCCTTGACGAACTCTTGCCGACAAGTCGCGCCTACGGAGAGGGGCACGACAGCCTGTTCGGACTGGTAGGAGGCATGGCGGTCATGGCGCTCAGCCTGCTTTTGATGCGCTGA
- a CDS encoding hybrid sensor histidine kinase/response regulator → MNQGGKSVVLTIDDDQAVRESLANFLEDFGYGVLQAGDGQQGLEVFAANRPDLILVDLRMPRMDGLQVLAKVQELSPETPIMVVSGAGDIRDVVEALRRGAWDYLVKPIQDMNILLHSVETCLERARLQRQNREYQKSLEESLDKLHRTQKEMIQSAKMAALGDLVAGVAHEVNTPIGVSVTAASFLAERTRQLRELYEKGEMKRSDLEKYLALAEESSGSVLSNLERAAELVQSFKKVAADQSSEEKRVFEMKNYLEQILLSLRPQFKRTPHQVQMHCPDDLTLDSYPGAIMQIMTNLVMNSLIHGFADGRPGEISIDVEAAGENVVLTYRDTGMGMGREQKERIYDPFYTTTRGSGGTGLGMNIVYNLVTQTLKGSILLETSPGQGAMFMLTLPKDPDRIVVLPGNPA, encoded by the coding sequence ATGAACCAAGGCGGGAAGTCCGTGGTCCTGACCATCGACGATGACCAGGCGGTCCGTGAGAGCCTGGCCAATTTTCTCGAGGATTTCGGATACGGGGTGCTGCAGGCCGGAGACGGACAGCAGGGCCTGGAAGTTTTTGCGGCCAACCGTCCTGATCTGATCCTGGTGGATCTGCGCATGCCTCGCATGGACGGGTTGCAGGTTCTGGCCAAGGTGCAGGAACTCTCCCCGGAGACGCCCATCATGGTGGTCTCGGGGGCCGGGGATATCCGTGACGTGGTGGAGGCGTTGCGCCGCGGCGCCTGGGATTATCTGGTCAAGCCCATCCAGGACATGAACATCCTGTTGCATTCCGTGGAGACATGTCTGGAGCGGGCCAGGTTGCAGCGTCAGAACCGGGAGTACCAGAAAAGTCTGGAGGAATCACTTGATAAGCTGCATCGCACCCAGAAGGAAATGATCCAGTCGGCCAAGATGGCGGCGCTGGGCGATCTGGTGGCCGGGGTGGCTCATGAGGTGAACACGCCCATAGGGGTGAGCGTCACGGCGGCGTCCTTTCTGGCCGAGCGGACGCGGCAGCTGCGGGAACTTTACGAGAAAGGCGAGATGAAGCGGTCGGACCTGGAGAAATACCTGGCCCTGGCCGAGGAGTCTTCCGGGTCGGTGCTCTCCAATCTGGAGCGGGCCGCGGAGCTGGTGCAGAGTTTCAAGAAGGTCGCGGCGGATCAGAGTTCCGAAGAGAAGCGTGTCTTCGAGATGAAAAATTATCTGGAACAGATTCTTCTGAGCCTGCGGCCGCAGTTCAAGCGCACCCCGCATCAGGTGCAGATGCACTGTCCGGATGACCTGACCCTTGATTCCTACCCCGGGGCGATCATGCAGATCATGACCAACCTGGTCATGAATTCCCTTATCCACGGCTTCGCGGACGGACGGCCCGGGGAGATATCCATCGATGTGGAGGCTGCCGGCGAAAACGTGGTGCTGACGTATCGTGACACGGGCATGGGCATGGGCCGCGAGCAAAAGGAGCGGATCTACGATCCGTTTTACACCACCACGCGCGGGTCCGGGGGGACGGGCCTTGGCATGAACATTGTCTACAACCTGGTTACCCAGACCCTGAAGGGTTCCATCCTGCTGGAAACCAGCCCCGGTCAGGGCGCCATGTTCATGCTGACGCTGCCCAAGGATCCGGACAGGATTGTTGTCCTGCCCGGCAATCCGGCATAG
- a CDS encoding arsenate reductase, which produces MKILFLCTGNSCRSQMAEGWARHLKKNEVEACSAGIMRHGMNPHAVRVMEEAGVDMSGHSSKTLDDLPDHDFEVVVTLCGHANETCPFFPGQVRRVHRGFDDPPSLCAGLTDEDEILAVYRRVRDEIRKFVAGLPQTLDKEQ; this is translated from the coding sequence TTGAAAATTCTCTTTTTGTGCACAGGCAATTCATGCCGCAGCCAGATGGCCGAAGGCTGGGCCAGGCATTTGAAGAAAAACGAGGTGGAAGCATGTTCCGCGGGCATCATGCGTCATGGCATGAACCCCCATGCAGTGCGCGTCATGGAAGAGGCGGGAGTGGACATGAGCGGGCATTCATCCAAAACCCTGGACGATCTGCCGGACCACGATTTCGAGGTGGTGGTCACGTTGTGCGGACATGCCAATGAAACCTGCCCTTTCTTTCCCGGACAGGTCAGACGTGTGCACCGTGGCTTTGACGACCCTCCGAGCCTGTGCGCGGGGCTGACTGATGAAGACGAGATTCTGGCGGTCTACCGACGGGTACGCGATGAAATCCGGAAGTTCGTGGCCGGGCTGCCGCAAACTCTGGACAAGGAGCAATAA